GATGCTCTCGGCCCTAAGACAGGGCGACAAGGTCGTGACCCGCGGCGGCATGTTCGGGAAGATCCACGCCATCGCGGACAACACGGTGACGGTCGAAGTGGCCGATAACGTCCGCATCAGGTTCAGCCGCGACGCGATATCCGGCGTGGAAAACCAGGCCGCCTCCTGACGGGGATAGAATATGTCAAACACATGGAAATATAAGCTCGCCCTCCTCATCTTCCTCACGATCGCATCCGTTTATCTCGTCGTCCCGTCGATATTCGGATTCCAGGCCATTCGCGAGGAGGCCGAGTCCTCAGGGGCCAATCTACCGTGGTACTTCTCGGTCCTGCCGAACAAGGGCATCAACCTCGGTCTGGACCTGCGCGGCGGCATATATCTCGAATTCGAGGTGCAGTCCGGCAAGGCGATCTCCAACAAGGTCGACCTGATGGTCGCCGACCTCGAGAGGTGGATGAAGGAGGAGAAGATCGAGTTCGCCTCGATCTCACAGGAGCCCAGGAAACACATCATAATGATAGCCGGCCTCTCCGAGGACGGAAAAACCAGGGTCATGCAGCACGTGGGCGATTCCTACTCCGACGTCCTGGAGCGCAAGATCGCCTCAGACGGAGCCCTGGAGCTCGGCCTTCAGGGTCACTACGTCAAATACATGCACAACCAGATCGTGAAGCAGGCGCTGGAAAAGGTCAGAAACCGCATAGACCGCTACGGCGTGGCCGAGCCGTCCATACACAGGCTGGGTTCGGACCGCATCGCGATAGAGCTCCCGGGCATCAAGGACCCGGACCGCGCGATCGGAATCATCAAGAAGGCGGGACAGCTGGAGTTCAAGATAGTGGACGACAGCGTCGCCGAGCCGAATCTTGCCCAGATGGTCGCCGAGGCGCGCACCGCGGAGAACCTCCCCGACGATTTTTCGCTGGCGACGGTCGAAAAGATAAACGATTCGCTGCGCGCGAAACTCCCCGAGAACACCGAGGTAGCCTTCGAGATACAGTTCGACCCGGTGCAGAAGAAGGTGGTCAAGGGCGTCCCGTACCTGCTCAAACGCAAGGCTGAGGTCACGGGCGAGATGCTCAAGAACGCGCAGGTCAACGTGCACGACAACGAGCCCTATGTGAGCCTCACCTTCGACGCCCAGGGTTCCGCCCTCTTCGGCGAGACGACCTCCAACAACGTGGGCAAGCGCATGGCGATCCTGCTCGACGGCAACGTCACAAAGGCCCCGGTCATCCGCGAACCGATACTGGGCGGCCAGGCGCAGATCACCCTGGGCTACGGAAATTATCAGAACCTCCTCACCGAGGCCGAGGACCTCTCGCTCGTGCTCCAGGAAGGAGCATTGCCGGCTCAGCTCGTTGAGGCGACAAAGACCGTGGTCGGCCCGTCGCTCGGCGCAGACTCCATACGCCAGGGCGCGATGGCGACCATAGTCGGCGCGCTGGCGGTCTGCCTATTCATGCTCATCTACTACAAGTGGTCCGGCTTCATCGCCAACGCGGCGCTGCTTTTCAACCTGCTGTTCATCCTCGCAGGGCTTGCGATTTTCCAGGCCACCCTCACACTGCCGGGCATAGCGGGAATCGCACTCACCATGGGCATGGCGGTGGACGCGAACGTGCTCATCTACGAGCGCATACGCGAGGAGCTCCGCTCCGGCAAGAGCGCGAAGACCGCAGTCGAATCCGGCTACTCAAACGCAATGCGCACGATCATCGACTCGAACGTGACCACGCTGATCGCGGGCGTGGTGCTCTACCAATTCGGCACGGGTCCGATAAAGGGTTTCGCCGTCACCCTCATCATGGGCCTGCTGATCAGCATGTACACCGCCTGCATCGTCACGAGGATGGTCTACGACTACATGATCGTAAAGCGCAGGATAACGAGGATCAGCGTATAGCAAATCGAGGAGCGCAAGATGCTTGAAAACGTCAAGATACCCTTCATCAAATACCGGGCCCTGTTCATGTCCATATCTCTGGCGCTCGTGGTCGCATCGTTCTTTTTCATGTTCACCAAGGGCTTCAACTACGGCATCGACTTCAAAGGCGGGGCCAAGCTGGGTTATAAATTCTCCTCAACGGTGAGCGAAGGCGATGTCAGAGAGGCCCTGCAGGGCACGCCCTTTGCCGACGCACACGTGGTCCGATTCGGAGAGGCAAGCGAGAACCGGATGAGCATCAAGGTGACACTGCCGGAGGAGCACGCCAAGATAGGCGAGGCGGTCACAGCGGCGCTCGCAGCCAAATTCGGCCAGGAGAACGTAGCGCTCGAACAGGAGGAGACGGTGGGCCCGGGCGTCGGCCAGGAGATGCGCAAGAAGGCCTGGCTGACGATCATCTTCTCGTGGCTCCTCATGCTCGTATACATCGGCTACCGCTTCGATTTCCTCTATGCGCCGGGCGCGGTGGTCGCACTGGTCCACGACACGGCCATCGTCCTGGGCGCATTCGCGCTCCTGGGCAAGGAAGTCAACCTCACGATACTCGCGGCCGTGCTCACGCTCATAGGTTTCTCTATCAACGACACCATAGTGGTCTTCGACCGCATCAGGGAGCACAAGAACCAGATATCGCCGGCCACGATCAAAGACGTGGTCAACACCGCGATAAACTCCACGCTCTCCAGGACCATGATCACCTCGCTCACGGTCCTCTTCATAGTGGTGGTGCTGTTCTTCATGGGCGGAGGCACCCTGCACGACTTCGCCTTTGCGATGATAATCGGCGTGGTCGTGGGAACATATTCCTCAATCTTCATCGCATCGCCGATCTACATCGCCCTGTACGACAACTGGCCGAAAGTAAGAAAACTCTGGGCCAAGCGATAGCCTCATATGCCAAAGACCCTGTCCATCGACGCGAGGTGGCGCCTCGGCGAGGCCGACGAGCGCGCCTGTGCGCTCATATCGAACGAGCTCGGGCTCTCGCGCTTGATCTCCCGCGTCCTGGTCCGCAGGGGGATGACCACTCCTGAAGAGGCGCGCAGATTCTTGAGCCCCAGGCTGGAGGACATCCCCGACCCCTTTTCCCTCCCCGGCATGGATAAGGCCGCCGCGCGCATCGGACTCGCGCTCGAAAGAGGCGAGGGCATCTCGATATTCGGCGATTACGACGCCGACGGCGTCGCCGGCTCGGCGGTCATCGCGGATTTTCTCGAGGCCTGCGGCGGCCGCTGCTCCGTGACTCTGCCCAAGCGCCGCGACGAGGGCTACGGGATCACGCCGGATGCGGTGGAGCGCCTCGCCAAAGATGGCGCCAACC
The bacterium genome window above contains:
- the secF gene encoding protein translocase subunit SecF, coding for MLENVKIPFIKYRALFMSISLALVVASFFFMFTKGFNYGIDFKGGAKLGYKFSSTVSEGDVREALQGTPFADAHVVRFGEASENRMSIKVTLPEEHAKIGEAVTAALAAKFGQENVALEQEETVGPGVGQEMRKKAWLTIIFSWLLMLVYIGYRFDFLYAPGAVVALVHDTAIVLGAFALLGKEVNLTILAAVLTLIGFSINDTIVVFDRIREHKNQISPATIKDVVNTAINSTLSRTMITSLTVLFIVVVLFFMGGGTLHDFAFAMIIGVVVGTYSSIFIASPIYIALYDNWPKVRKLWAKR
- the yajC gene encoding preprotein translocase subunit YajC; this translates as MNIAVASLVAMAAPPGGGGQQQGSLFSTLVPLVVIFAIFYFLMIRPQQKQAKKHKEMLSALRQGDKVVTRGGMFGKIHAIADNTVTVEVADNVRIRFSRDAISGVENQAAS
- the secD gene encoding protein translocase subunit SecD; translation: MSNTWKYKLALLIFLTIASVYLVVPSIFGFQAIREEAESSGANLPWYFSVLPNKGINLGLDLRGGIYLEFEVQSGKAISNKVDLMVADLERWMKEEKIEFASISQEPRKHIIMIAGLSEDGKTRVMQHVGDSYSDVLERKIASDGALELGLQGHYVKYMHNQIVKQALEKVRNRIDRYGVAEPSIHRLGSDRIAIELPGIKDPDRAIGIIKKAGQLEFKIVDDSVAEPNLAQMVAEARTAENLPDDFSLATVEKINDSLRAKLPENTEVAFEIQFDPVQKKVVKGVPYLLKRKAEVTGEMLKNAQVNVHDNEPYVSLTFDAQGSALFGETTSNNVGKRMAILLDGNVTKAPVIREPILGGQAQITLGYGNYQNLLTEAEDLSLVLQEGALPAQLVEATKTVVGPSLGADSIRQGAMATIVGALAVCLFMLIYYKWSGFIANAALLFNLLFILAGLAIFQATLTLPGIAGIALTMGMAVDANVLIYERIREELRSGKSAKTAVESGYSNAMRTIIDSNVTTLIAGVVLYQFGTGPIKGFAVTLIMGLLISMYTACIVTRMVYDYMIVKRRITRISV